The sequence below is a genomic window from Dermacentor andersoni chromosome 6, qqDerAnde1_hic_scaffold, whole genome shotgun sequence.
CAATGGCTACAAGCTGTAAATATCAGGGGAAGTTAAGTGCAGCTGTTCCTTATACACGCATATATTTGTTATATTCAGGAGACAGTATAATGGCCTGAAATTGGCAACCAATTGGCAAAGGCCAGCTTCAACCAGCAGAAAATGCTTAGCCTTGAAATTGTGCAAGGACCACAACACGTACTACACTTGACTCAGGGAAGACTGCACAGATATAATGGACTTATctgttacaaaggggacatttccGCCAATGAGGAATGCACTATTCACAACCTGATGCAAAACACTAGTAAAGGTACTCCAAAACTGGGTTCAAATTCTATGCTTCTGAAGCACCCAAACTTAACAATTCCCATCACAGCATTTGTTACACCTGTAGCAAGAAAAACGGCCGAAAGAAGCATAATAGGAAATGAACCTTTAAGTTATGGTGAACATAGTACACCAAAGAATACATAAATAACAGAAAGCTGTGACTCCTTGCCACAAACTATTAACGCGAGTTACACTGCGCCGTAAAACAAAACACATAGtgcataaagaaataaatagaaGGGATGCGTTTTCAATGCTCAGGAAGGTAGGGGAACATCAGTTTAGAGTGACAGAATTTGTCATTTCTTACCAATTAAAACATGCCAACAAACAATTTCGCACATTGTGGGTCTGGTGTCGACAAAGTGTGAAGCAATCATTTGCCAAGAATAAACAAGTGTAATTCATTAAAACCTGCTGGTTGTGTTAGATATTGCACAACTGCTGTACAGGAAAAAGCAAGAGGTTACAATGTCACGTATATTATTCAATAAAGTGGAGTATGGGTGGTGCTGATCTGCAGAAATTAAATTTGGTTTGTTTGCTACAGAAAATTGTTTAGTTGGAACAAGTAACTTCAAACATTTGTTTTTTCACTTGCACATTGAATACAAAAATGAGACATGGGTTGTTCTGAACAATAGCTTGGGTTAAAAAATATTACCAGAAATTCAAAGAAAATTAGTTTATCGGCGTATGTACTCATGTTCTTTTTATTCTACAGATAACACATAGACCTATTTTTTAGCTAAGAAACTATAAGCATAACTTCGGCACCACACCTTCCATCTTGGAGGATACACAACTTTGTCTTTGAGATCTTAATACTGCTAGAAAAGGAAGCTCTAAGACTGTTTCATACAAAGACCTCCCACACTTTAATAAGTTTTCTCCTTTTGTGGCATAACAAGTGCACTAAAACAAGTATTACCTAATTTTAAGGATAAAAGATAGACATCCAACAGATCTATCCTATCTCAGATCATCCCATCTGCCTGGTAGGGAACAGTCGATTGAAAGACTGAGAAAACCCCGACCAATATTTTATTTTAAATCCCACTGCTTCAAAGCCAGACCGGCTCCTTCATGGGCAAGAAGCTGTAGCAGTGCTTCTATGCCTTTGTCATGGCTAGACAGGCGTGTGGAAAGCTTGCGCTTAATACAACCATCAGAGGCAGCCTTTTGTTTGCAGTCGCGGCACATTTGATAAAAACAAAGGACAACAACAACTCATTTTCCTGCTCTATATTTCCAAGATTTGCACAAGGCCACCGCAAGCCTGCCTAACCACCACAAATACATATAAGCACTGCTTTACTCCTTGCCATCTCACCCCTGAAGGACGAGCTGGTCTGACTCCTAAcgtcatttttttaaataaaagtttgGTTGTAGTTTTTGCAGTCTTTTACTTAGTCACTCAGTTTTGCATGTTCCCAAAACATACTTTTTTCTAGCTGCTCTAGGAAGCCTTTCACCCCCAGATTCACCATAAGTTTAGTTAGATCCCATTAAATGCTCAACTTTTAAATGCAACTTCATGAAGCGTAATCTTGCAGCCCAGAGCTATGTTTTCGTCTCACTTCTGTCACAAACATGCCCCCTATCACAAGATAGACTCATCTCAGTCCTTGCTACCAATAACAAAAAGTAGAGTCATTTTGCTGGTGTAAGCCCAGCCATTTTCTATGAATATACACGTTTTCATTAGAACCTCATTATTGTTCAAATGCTTCCCTCTATGTAAGAAATAAAAGTTTTTTGTGAAACACCCCTTTTTTGGCAGCAGCTCAGCCAAGCATGTATATTACACATAACAAGCCATTTTAAAATTAATTACTGCTGCAGTCCCGCCAAGATACAATACCATCAAACCACCATCAAACAAGGCAGCATAAAAATCAAGTTACATTGCAGATGCATTTGGAAACTGGTGTGTCAAAATGTGATGCTTACAGTACAAAACGATGTCACCAATGAACAAATGCGATATTTTGGCAGCATGGCCTTAGAAACAATTTGTGTTCTCCGAAGACATAAGAAAATTTGCAATTAGGGATGTTACAGTATGAAAGACTTCAACATATAAGGTAGTCACATCTTACTGTTGCCTGAAGTATGTACATATCACCACAGCACAGAATTTACGAAAACCCATGTTATCTGACTTAAGTGTTAAACTGCTATACCACCCCTGCAGTGTCATTTAAGCAAACgaaatattcttttatgaaacaGAAAAGACTGAACATGCTGATAAACTGCAAACATCTAACCATAATGCCAAATACCTGTCACACTGTCATTGAGGTGGCTATTCTTAGCATGACAAAATAACAGTACATCAACAGACTATATAATGCTACAATGAAAAATAGAATAATGTGTTGGTGGGAAGCACTGGCACAGCAGCCTGGTGTTATATTCTAGTTTCTCAGTACTTAAATGACAGGCAATAATCACCTATCACAATAGGTCTAATGCAACAAGAAAACACTCTGCACTTACGTGTGCACGTAAGATATATCACACTTAACAATTTTTGGTTTCACCGGTGCACAGAACTATAACATGGATGCTCCTGCTATGACCAGATAATCACACTAGGGACCTTCCATGCAGCTCACAAGTTGAAGGCACTCCTTAGTTAAAGCAGAAATTTGACTCTGCCCAACTGAAGACATCACCATCAAGATAATTCATAAGAAAGCACAACTACAGAGCTCCAAATACACTCGCTTGCATACATTTCTAACAAAGAAATTAACTGTGAAGGTAACACAAGATAGCTTGTCATTTCTTGTTCAAATGTATGGTATCACTGCCAAGAAAATGGCTTTTCAGCAGTCAAACTTTAACTGCAATTCTCGATGCAACTCCAAGCAACTCACAACATTGACAAAAAAAGTTCACTGTATCACTAACACTAGTGATAAACTGCACCTCCTAAATGCTCATTATTGCAGCAAACCACAACATTATGTCATGTGAAGACAAACAAAAAAATCAGTGACAAAAGTTTTCTCAGTTAAGAAGTAATCTCCGAAAGTCAGTTTCGCTTTCAGCTTTGCTGCCTGTAAAGAGGTGAGCTTTAAAAAATGAAATCCTGGTTTGCACATCACTTTTCGGTTTTCAAATGGAGTGGCACTAAGTACCATAGCGACCCTGGCCTTTCCAACAATATTCGGGGTGCGAGGTACCTCATATCACTTTTATCCACAGGCTGCACAGTTTCGAGGCTGAATCCATTCTCCTTCAATTTCTTCAAAAGTGTTATTTCCCACTCTTCATTGGTCACTGTAGATCCATTCATGCTGCCCTCAGGAAACAATGACGAAGAATCTGGAAAAGTAATGCAGTTTTTGCAATTCCAGCCAGAAGGCTCTTCACTTGTTCCCAATGTCCAATGCTGTATAGCCCAACCATGGTTCTTTGTAAATGCGTCGAGCTGTGCTGCACTAAAAGTGTCTGTCTTGGGCGGCATTGCACAAGTCAAGTTGTATCGGCACAACACACTCAAGACAGCAAAGCTTGAGATGAATGGAGTTTGAGATCTTTGATTTGGCTCCACCAAGCTGTCCAGTTTCAAGTCTGGCTTCTGCTTCCACAGAAAACTGTATGCCAGCTGTCGAACATTCAAGTACACAGGCTCTGAGTAACCATCGTAAAGCTTCAAGAAGAGAAGTACTTCTGCTAGTGGCACTGTGGTAAGGTCTGCCCAGACAAGAAGATCATCAAGACGAAAGTCAGAGAGGCGTTTCCAAAAGAGGTGCTGCAGCATGTCTTCTGCTGTTGCTGTTGAGTTATTGCGGTTGTTCAGGGGTAGGTACACAATCTTAGTGTACTCCTCTTGACCACCAAAAGTGCGTTCTATGTCGGCTAACAAACGGTTAGTTTTGTCCGCAATGACAAACACATCTACAATTGGCCGTAAGTAAGCAATTTGAAGCCGCAGAAAGTCTAGTTGCGCTGGTCCAGTCACTGTGGAAATGCTGAGGAGCCTCCTAGGTTTTGCTCGACGCCGGACCCAGGCACCCTGCCTTGTTCCCGCTTCCAGGAAGCTTGAATTCCACACGACCTGTGCAAATTTTGTGGCAAGATTATGGCTTGAGTGCTAAATTTTCTTTTTAACTTCATGCAGCTGATTCAAGTGAGCATACTACAAGGTTTTAACATTACTGCATTGAACACACTTAAACTTAAGACATTAAAGCTTCACCGTTTCCTACATTCaccaaacagacagacagacaaaacttcagttacaaggtcctgagaagctttgccctaggacATTCCCCAAAGCTAAATAGACATTACTTTTGCAACCTCTTTACTTTGCGTCACTTTCAGCCTTCATTGCTCCACAAATAAACAGAACATGCAATGGTCCTACTAAAACTCAATGGCTAAATTGCATACTTATACCCATGTAACCCACAAATAGAACTCTTCAGAAGCCTGGACACCTAGGAAATAAAATACTGAAATTCCTCTTCATTAAGCATTGGAGAAGAAGCTAGAAACATAAGTAGTCGTGTTCTTGAAAACTTGTTCACTGTCTATTTTACACTATGGAAAAGCTATGGCCGAACATGTGACTATGGTAGTAGCTGTGCACAACCACACGTAAGGCCTGCAATCATCCACTGCCCAATCATCACCAACAAAATTTATGTCAACACAAAAAATGAGTGCTGCTAACTCTGCTTCAAAATACATATATGCTCCTTTGTTTCATTTACAGACACAAATTTAACAGCTGCAAATTTTAGGGAAACTAGAGTTTTGCGTCCCTTGATATTGTCTTCCCCGCATGGCTCtcacgtctcctgtaatccggctttaCCACGTAGCATGTGCGGCGCCGGTGGTTTCACAGTATTACAAGATAAAGCgtcatgatgatggtgatgtttattggcatcccctttgaaatggggcggggAGAAATAaacacctagcctgcttgagttaatcaggttttactacacCTATCGCTACCTAGCTTTTTGCTTATCTGATCTCAATCTTAATCTTTCGTTTTTAAGACCTATTTCACTATATCTTACCATTGCCTACGCTTGCAATGACTAGTTCTACGATCTCatccctgcttttttcccaccaatactctaattGTCTCTTATCTTGACTGCTGACCAGCTAATCCTTCAACCTCCTTTGAATCCCAACACTTCTGGAAGGCGGACACTCCCTAatggtctcgctgggtgaatatctATGTATTCCTATAT
It includes:
- the LOC126521456 gene encoding beta-1,4-mannosyl-glycoprotein 4-beta-N-acetylglucosaminyltransferase-like isoform X2, which produces MPTWCCSARRIRVILVCFIAFNVVILLLAAINSGTVSRVGRGGGLWTELCQHCGGSGHDRDASYRDIAMDIFHLPLLENADMGTHYYPLPSAGNPVGKWCFRQGTLPLADSEKAGRCLCANAYYGTDCGIPQVVWNSSFLEAGTRQGAWVRRRAKPRRLLSISTVTGPAQLDFLRLQIAYLRPIVDVFVIADKTNRLLADIERTFGGQEEYTKIVYLPLNNRNNSTATAEDMLQHLFWKRLSDFRLDDLLVWADLTTVPLAEVLLFLKLYDGYSEPVYLNVRQLAYSFLWKQKPDLKLDSLVEPNQRSQTPFISSFAVLSVLCRYNLTCAMPPKTDTFSAAQLDAFTKNHGWAIQHWTLGTSEEPSGWNCKNCITFPDSSSLFPEGSMNGSTVTNEEWEITLLKKLKENGFSLETVQPVDKSDMRYLAPRILLERPGSLWYLVPLHLKTEK
- the LOC126521456 gene encoding beta-1,4-mannosyl-glycoprotein 4-beta-N-acetylglucosaminyltransferase-like isoform X1 — translated: MLFAGHSQYSSEAIAGGKRQHLSEFSMPTWCCSARRIRVILVCFIAFNVVILLLAAINSGTVSRVGRGGGLWTELCQHCGGSGHDRDASYRDIAMDIFHLPLLENADMGTHYYPLPSAGNPVGKWCFRQGTLPLADSEKAGRCLCANAYYGTDCGIPQVVWNSSFLEAGTRQGAWVRRRAKPRRLLSISTVTGPAQLDFLRLQIAYLRPIVDVFVIADKTNRLLADIERTFGGQEEYTKIVYLPLNNRNNSTATAEDMLQHLFWKRLSDFRLDDLLVWADLTTVPLAEVLLFLKLYDGYSEPVYLNVRQLAYSFLWKQKPDLKLDSLVEPNQRSQTPFISSFAVLSVLCRYNLTCAMPPKTDTFSAAQLDAFTKNHGWAIQHWTLGTSEEPSGWNCKNCITFPDSSSLFPEGSMNGSTVTNEEWEITLLKKLKENGFSLETVQPVDKSDMRYLAPRILLERPGSLWYLVPLHLKTEK